CAACGGTTTCTACGCCGCCACCATCGGCCACCTGCTCGGCCGGGCGCGGGAAACCGGCGAACTCGTCGCGCCCGCCGACGGTCCCGTGTCGTGGACGACGCACGCCGACCTCGCCGAAGCGGCCGCGGTCATCCTCGCCGACGAAGGCCGCTTCGACGGGCCGACACCGCCACTGACCGCGCCGACCGCGCTCGACCTGAAGGACGTCGCCGAGCTGCTCACCGAACTCACCGGGCGCACTGTCACCCACGTCGTCGCCGATGACACCGAATGGCGCGACAGCCTGCCTCCGGAACGGGCCGACCTGCTGCTCGGCATGTTCCACGCGGCACGCCGCGGTGAGTTCGGCGCCACCGACCCGGCACTGGAGAACCTGCTCGGACGACCCGCCACCCCGGTACGGGCGCTGCTCAGCGCGTGACCCGGAAGTCGCCCCTGGTGATCTCGTGCGGCTGGGCCGTCGACCGGCCGCACTTCCGCGCCTCTTCCCTGGACGCGAAGCTGACGCTGTCCGTCGCGCCGTCCCGCACGGTCAGCGCGATGGGATCACCGGGTGCGGCCACGGCGAAGTCCTGCGCGTCGCTGACCACCCCGGTCACCACGCCCAGCGAGCCGGTCACCCGCACGCAGTCGACCCTGGCGACCATCCAGCCGATCTGCTGGTCGTCGCGGTGCGCCAGCCAGACCAC
The genomic region above belongs to Amycolatopsis sp. YIM 10 and contains:
- a CDS encoding NAD(P)H-binding protein is translated as MIIVTGASGQLGAQIVDQLLARVPAERVGVSVRDPAHAADLAARGVRVRRGDFTDPGSLAEAFEGATQVLVISTNQAGDAAVDQHIAAIDAARDAGARRILYTSHQAAAEDSLFAPMRDHAATELYLAKTGVPFTALRNGFYAATIGHLLGRARETGELVAPADGPVSWTTHADLAEAAAVILADEGRFDGPTPPLTAPTALDLKDVAELLTELTGRTVTHVVADDTEWRDSLPPERADLLLGMFHAARRGEFGATDPALENLLGRPATPVRALLSA